A single region of the Thioalkalivibrio nitratireducens DSM 14787 genome encodes:
- a CDS encoding SixA phosphatase family protein: protein MKNRLEPGERLLILIRHAQAGDPETFLRDTGRPDRERPLTAEGIDRNRAAAGRLGRILNRVDHVWSSPYVRARQTAEGVAAVFGCPLEAFEDLVPPWDRERLAAWLEPRLRIGESAVLVGHEPDLSGLLGHWLCATHAVPVPMEKGSVCALRCRGAIKPGSVELLWKLPQSVLRKL from the coding sequence ATGAAGAATCGACTCGAACCGGGAGAGCGGCTGCTGATTTTGATCCGGCACGCGCAGGCGGGTGACCCGGAAACATTCCTGCGCGACACGGGTCGCCCCGATCGGGAAAGGCCGCTGACTGCCGAAGGCATCGATCGCAACCGCGCGGCGGCCGGGAGGCTGGGCCGGATCCTGAACCGGGTCGATCACGTCTGGAGCAGTCCGTATGTCCGGGCACGACAGACCGCGGAGGGGGTCGCGGCGGTCTTCGGCTGCCCGCTGGAGGCGTTCGAAGACCTGGTTCCGCCCTGGGACCGCGAGCGCCTGGCCGCCTGGCTCGAGCCGCGCCTGCGGATCGGGGAGAGCGCGGTGCTGGTCGGGCACGAGCCCGACCTGTCCGGGCTGCTCGGGCACTGGCTGTGCGCAACACATGCAGTACCGGTCCCGATGGAGAAGGGTTCGGTCTGTGCGCTTCGCTGCCGGGGCGCGATCAAGCCGGGTTCGGTGGAATTGCTCTGGAAGCTCCCGCAGTCCGTGCTGCGCAAGCTATAG
- a CDS encoding Ppx/GppA phosphatase family protein codes for MLVARWHEGEIITVDRLKETVRLASGLDARNRLSEEAQQRALDCLRRFGQRLRNLPPGSVRALGTNTLRKARGARGFLEAAKDALGHPVEIIGGREEARLIYLGVAHTLADDGGRRLVIDIGGGSTEFIIGERFEPRLAESLQMGCVTFSRLHFPDGRITAARFRQAELHAQLELQPIVAAYRGLGWEQALGSSGTLLALDRMLHEGGTEKTPGISLGGLETLRARMIDAGHVDRLNLPGLSEDRRPVIAGGLAVIVGAFRGLAIECLMTSEGAMREGVVHDLFGRFHHEDVRARTIQNLRKRFAVDARHAERVATEAKRLFEPVAEVWQLGETDAHLLTWSAELHEIGLALSHSRYHKHGEYILTHADLPGFSRQEQAELALLVRAHRRRLQPKLFEPLPKVRRRRLIRLALLLRLAVLLHRSRSDEPVPVQEVRVERREITLGFGPGWLSEHPLTITDLEQEAGQLDSLGFTLRFG; via the coding sequence ATGCTGGTTGCGCGCTGGCACGAGGGCGAGATCATCACCGTGGACCGACTGAAGGAGACCGTGCGCCTGGCCAGCGGGCTGGATGCGCGCAACCGGTTGTCGGAGGAGGCGCAGCAGCGGGCACTCGACTGTCTGCGCCGATTCGGCCAGCGCCTGCGCAACCTGCCGCCGGGCAGCGTCCGGGCGCTCGGCACCAACACCCTGCGCAAGGCGCGTGGCGCCCGCGGCTTCCTGGAGGCGGCGAAAGACGCGCTCGGGCACCCGGTGGAGATCATCGGGGGGCGCGAGGAGGCGCGGCTGATCTACCTCGGGGTGGCCCATACCCTTGCGGACGACGGTGGCCGGCGTCTGGTGATCGACATCGGCGGCGGCAGTACCGAGTTCATCATCGGCGAGCGCTTTGAGCCGAGGCTTGCCGAGAGCCTGCAGATGGGCTGCGTCACTTTCAGCAGGTTGCACTTTCCCGATGGGCGCATCACCGCGGCGCGGTTTCGGCAGGCGGAATTGCATGCGCAGCTGGAACTGCAGCCGATCGTGGCGGCCTACCGCGGGCTGGGGTGGGAACAGGCGCTGGGTTCGTCGGGCACCCTGCTGGCGCTGGATCGCATGCTGCACGAAGGCGGCACGGAAAAGACGCCGGGAATAAGCCTGGGCGGCCTGGAGACCCTGCGGGCACGCATGATCGATGCGGGGCACGTCGATCGGCTGAATCTCCCGGGCCTTTCGGAGGATCGCCGGCCAGTGATTGCAGGTGGCCTCGCGGTGATCGTGGGGGCCTTTCGGGGCCTGGCAATCGAGTGCCTGATGACCTCCGAGGGAGCGATGCGCGAGGGGGTCGTGCACGATCTGTTCGGACGCTTTCACCACGAAGATGTGCGTGCCCGGACGATCCAGAATTTGCGCAAGCGCTTTGCGGTGGATGCCCGGCACGCCGAGCGGGTGGCGACGGAGGCGAAGCGTCTGTTCGAACCGGTGGCCGAAGTCTGGCAGTTGGGTGAAACCGATGCGCACCTGCTGACCTGGTCCGCCGAACTGCACGAGATCGGGCTCGCGCTGTCGCACAGCCGCTACCACAAGCATGGCGAGTACATCCTGACCCACGCCGATCTTCCGGGTTTCTCCCGACAGGAACAGGCCGAGCTTGCGTTGCTGGTGCGCGCGCACCGCCGCCGCCTGCAGCCGAAGCTGTTCGAGCCGTTACCGAAAGTCCGGCGGCGGCGGCTGATCCGGCTCGCGCTTCTGCTGCGGCTCGCGGTACTGCTGCACCGTTCACGCAGCGACGAGCCCGTACCCGTTCAGGAAGTCCGCGTCGAGCGGCGGGAGATTACGCTGGGATTCGGGCCGGGCTGGCTGTCCGAGCACCCGTTGACGATCACCGACCTGGAACAGGAGGCGGGGCAATTGGATTCGCTCGGGTTCACGCTCCGCTTCGGTTAA
- the ppk1 gene encoding polyphosphate kinase 1 — MNAVDLSNPELYLNRELSLLEFNRRVLELALDERFPLLERLRFLCISSTNLDEFFEVRVGSLRQQVALNVQTPGPDGLSAQEQLAKISVGAHELVAEQYRTLNEVLIPALAEQEIRFIRRTHWTEEQQRWLRSFFQEQLQPVLSPIGLDPAHPFPRILNKSLNFIVTLKGKDAFGRESRRAVVQAPRSLPRVVRLPREVAGGDNDFVFLSSILHAHVNELFQGMKVTGCYQFRLTRNSDLFVREEEIDDLLNALEGELPQRNYGEAVRLEIADNCPEDDARFLLAHFHLTEDELYQVHGLVNLNRLMAVHDLVDRAELKFPPFIPSLPKAHGSGSIFDAIRQQELLLHHPYESFMPVVEFIRQAARDPDVLAIKQTLYRTGTRSQLVELLIEAAQAGKEVTVVIELRARFDEEANIELANRMQDAGVHITYGVVGYKTHAKMALVVRRDNDQITRYAHLGTGNYHAGTAKAYTDYGLLTADPVITEDVHRVFQQLTGLGKVSKLRNLLQAPFTLHPSIIDRIERETAIAAAGKPALIAARMNSLIEPGVIQALYHASSAGVQVQLLVRGICCLRPGVPGVSENIEVRSVLGRFLEHSRVFYFANDGQAELFMSSADWMPRNFFRRVEVAFPIKDPKLRERVAEESLFCYMRDTCSAWVLQKDGSYQRQQPAPGEPPYSAQEDLLEKLANKG, encoded by the coding sequence ATGAACGCCGTCGACCTTTCCAATCCCGAACTCTACCTGAACCGGGAACTCTCGCTGCTGGAATTCAACCGCCGGGTGCTGGAACTCGCGCTCGACGAACGCTTCCCCCTGCTCGAGCGCCTGCGCTTCCTGTGCATCTCGTCGACCAACCTCGACGAGTTCTTCGAAGTGCGCGTGGGTTCGCTGCGCCAGCAAGTCGCGCTCAATGTGCAGACCCCCGGGCCGGATGGTCTGTCGGCGCAGGAACAGCTGGCAAAGATCAGCGTCGGCGCGCACGAACTGGTGGCAGAGCAGTACCGAACGCTGAACGAGGTGCTGATCCCGGCGCTGGCCGAGCAGGAGATACGCTTCATCCGGCGCACGCACTGGACCGAGGAACAGCAGCGCTGGCTGCGCAGTTTCTTCCAGGAACAGCTGCAGCCGGTATTGAGCCCGATCGGACTCGATCCGGCACATCCGTTCCCGCGCATCCTGAACAAGAGCCTGAACTTCATCGTCACGCTCAAAGGCAAGGACGCGTTCGGGCGCGAGTCGCGCCGGGCGGTGGTGCAGGCCCCGCGTTCGCTGCCGCGCGTCGTCCGTCTACCCCGCGAGGTCGCCGGCGGGGACAACGATTTCGTGTTCCTGTCGTCGATCCTGCACGCCCACGTGAACGAGCTGTTCCAAGGCATGAAGGTCACCGGCTGCTACCAGTTCCGGCTGACCCGCAACTCGGACCTGTTCGTGCGCGAGGAGGAGATCGACGACCTGCTGAACGCGCTGGAGGGTGAACTGCCCCAGCGCAACTACGGTGAAGCGGTGCGGCTCGAGATCGCGGACAACTGCCCGGAGGACGACGCGCGTTTCCTGCTCGCGCACTTTCACCTGACCGAGGACGAGTTGTACCAGGTGCACGGGCTGGTGAACCTGAACCGGCTGATGGCGGTACACGACTTGGTCGACCGGGCCGAACTCAAGTTCCCACCGTTCATCCCGAGCCTGCCGAAAGCGCACGGCAGCGGCAGCATCTTCGATGCGATCCGGCAGCAGGAGCTGCTGCTGCACCACCCTTACGAGTCGTTCATGCCGGTGGTCGAGTTCATTCGCCAGGCGGCGCGGGATCCCGACGTGCTGGCGATCAAGCAGACGCTGTACCGCACCGGAACCCGATCGCAGCTGGTCGAACTGCTGATCGAGGCCGCACAGGCCGGCAAAGAAGTCACGGTGGTGATCGAATTGCGCGCGCGCTTCGACGAAGAGGCCAACATCGAACTCGCGAACCGGATGCAGGACGCCGGGGTGCACATCACCTACGGCGTGGTCGGCTACAAGACCCATGCCAAGATGGCGCTGGTCGTGCGCCGGGACAACGACCAGATTACCCGCTATGCGCACCTCGGCACCGGCAACTACCACGCCGGCACCGCGAAGGCCTACACCGACTACGGCCTGCTCACCGCGGACCCGGTGATTACCGAGGACGTGCACCGGGTGTTCCAGCAGCTGACCGGGCTGGGCAAGGTCTCCAAGCTCCGCAACCTGCTGCAGGCGCCGTTCACGCTGCACCCGTCGATCATCGACCGGATTGAACGCGAGACCGCGATCGCCGCGGCGGGCAAGCCGGCGCTGATCGCCGCGCGCATGAACTCGCTGATCGAGCCGGGCGTGATCCAGGCGCTCTACCACGCCTCGAGTGCAGGGGTACAGGTGCAGCTGCTGGTGCGCGGCATCTGCTGCCTGCGGCCGGGCGTACCCGGCGTGTCCGAGAACATCGAGGTGCGCTCGGTGCTCGGGCGCTTCCTGGAACACTCGCGGGTGTTCTATTTCGCCAACGACGGCCAGGCCGAACTGTTCATGTCCAGCGCCGACTGGATGCCGCGCAACTTTTTCCGCCGGGTCGAAGTCGCATTCCCGATCAAGGATCCGAAGCTGCGCGAGCGCGTGGCCGAGGAATCACTGTTCTGCTACATGCGCGACACCTGCAGTGCCTGGGTTCTGCAGAAGGACGGCAGCTATCAGCGCCAGCAGCCGGCTCCGGGCGAACCGCCGTATTCCGCCCAGGAAGATCTGCTGGAGAAGCTCGCGAACAAGGGCTGA
- the argF gene encoding ornithine carbamoyltransferase, whose translation MNVRHFLSFSDLSGSEVRQIIQRATELKRQTRAGIAQDHILRGKTLGMIFEKSSTRTRVSFEVGMLQLGGHALFLSPRDTQLGRGEPIEDTARVLSRMVDSVMIRTYEHEKIERFARFATVPVINGLTDHEHPAQLLADLQTYTEHRGDIGGRRIAWIGDGNNMCNSYILAARQLGFTLAAACPEGYDPDPRIVAAAGDALELVRDPAAATRDADLVVTDVWASMGQEDEKSARRQAFTGFLVDSGLMALARPDALFMHCLPAHREEEVTTDVLEGPQSVIWDEAENRLHAQKALIEFLLTGS comes from the coding sequence ATGAATGTGCGGCACTTTCTCTCGTTTTCCGACCTTAGCGGATCCGAGGTCCGGCAGATCATCCAGCGCGCGACCGAGCTCAAGCGGCAGACCCGTGCAGGCATCGCGCAGGACCACATCCTGCGCGGCAAGACGCTCGGGATGATCTTCGAGAAATCGTCCACCCGCACCCGGGTGTCGTTCGAGGTGGGGATGCTGCAGCTGGGCGGCCATGCGCTGTTCCTGTCCCCGCGCGATACCCAGCTCGGGCGCGGCGAACCGATCGAGGACACCGCGCGCGTGCTTTCCCGGATGGTGGACAGCGTCATGATCCGCACCTACGAGCACGAGAAGATCGAGCGTTTCGCGCGCTTTGCGACGGTGCCGGTGATCAACGGCCTGACCGATCACGAACACCCCGCCCAGTTGCTTGCCGATCTGCAGACCTACACCGAGCATCGCGGCGACATCGGCGGCAGGCGCATAGCCTGGATCGGCGACGGCAACAACATGTGCAACAGCTACATCCTCGCAGCCCGGCAGCTGGGGTTCACGCTCGCCGCCGCGTGTCCCGAGGGCTACGACCCCGATCCCCGCATCGTGGCCGCGGCGGGCGACGCACTCGAACTGGTACGCGACCCGGCGGCCGCCACGCGCGATGCCGACCTGGTGGTCACCGATGTCTGGGCCAGCATGGGCCAGGAAGACGAGAAAAGTGCCCGGCGCCAGGCGTTCACCGGGTTCCTGGTCGATTCCGGGCTGATGGCCTTGGCCCGCCCCGATGCACTGTTCATGCACTGCCTGCCGGCGCATCGCGAAGAAGAGGTGACCACCGACGTGCTGGAAGGGCCGCAGAGCGTGATCTGGGACGAGGCCGAGAACCGCCTGCACGCCCAGAAAGCGCTGATCGAGTTCCTGCTGACCGGCAGCTGA
- a CDS encoding aspartate aminotransferase family protein yields the protein MADALQTTYNRLPVAFEYGEGAWLWDTEGRRYLDALSGIAVCGLGHAHPKIAAAIAEQAHTLIHTSNLYRVPLQEQLARRLCALGGMDQAFFCNSGAEANEAAIKLARLHGHRRGIARPKIVVMEGSFHGRTLATLSATGNARIQKGFEPLVEGFVRVPYDDPDAVAALGGDPEIAAILVEPITGEGGIRLPRPGYLQELRELATRHDWLLMLDEIQSGIGRTGQWFAFQHEEIVPDVLSLAKGLGNGVPIGASLVSGRAIDLFTPGSHGTTFGGNPLVCRAALAVLDVMQEEALCEQAARHGDVLLRLLQERLAHRPEVVEIRGRGLMLGIELDRPAAELVRRALDRGLLINVTAERVVRLLPPLITDDDQITEIADTVADIVSRFITKHKEQKVTV from the coding sequence ATGGCAGATGCGCTGCAAACCACGTACAACCGGTTGCCGGTCGCCTTCGAGTACGGCGAAGGCGCGTGGCTCTGGGATACCGAGGGGCGACGCTATCTCGATGCGCTGTCCGGCATCGCCGTCTGCGGCCTGGGCCATGCTCATCCCAAGATCGCCGCCGCGATTGCCGAACAGGCCCATACGCTGATCCACACGTCGAACCTGTACCGCGTTCCGTTGCAGGAGCAGCTGGCGCGGCGCCTGTGTGCGCTCGGCGGAATGGATCAGGCCTTTTTCTGCAACTCCGGGGCCGAGGCCAACGAGGCTGCGATCAAGCTGGCCCGGCTGCACGGACACCGCCGCGGCATCGCCCGGCCGAAGATCGTCGTGATGGAAGGAAGCTTCCACGGGCGTACGCTGGCCACGCTCTCGGCCACTGGCAACGCGCGGATCCAGAAGGGCTTCGAACCGCTGGTCGAGGGCTTCGTCCGGGTGCCGTACGACGACCCGGACGCGGTCGCGGCGCTGGGAGGCGATCCCGAAATCGCGGCGATCCTGGTCGAACCGATCACCGGCGAAGGCGGGATTCGCCTACCGCGCCCGGGTTACCTGCAGGAACTACGGGAACTGGCGACCCGGCACGACTGGCTGCTGATGCTGGACGAGATCCAGTCCGGGATCGGGCGCACTGGACAGTGGTTCGCGTTCCAGCACGAGGAAATCGTGCCGGATGTGCTCAGCCTGGCCAAGGGCCTCGGCAACGGCGTGCCCATCGGGGCCAGTCTGGTTTCCGGCCGTGCGATCGACCTGTTCACCCCCGGAAGTCACGGCACCACCTTCGGCGGCAACCCACTCGTCTGCCGTGCGGCGCTGGCCGTGCTCGACGTGATGCAGGAGGAAGCGCTCTGCGAGCAGGCCGCGCGGCATGGCGACGTGCTCCTGCGCCTGCTGCAGGAGCGTCTGGCGCATCGCCCGGAGGTCGTCGAAATCCGCGGCAGGGGGCTGATGTTGGGCATAGAACTCGACCGCCCTGCAGCCGAACTGGTACGCCGCGCGCTGGACCGGGGCCTGCTGATCAACGTGACCGCAGAGCGGGTCGTGCGGCTGCTGCCGCCGCTGATCACGGACGACGATCAGATTACGGAGATCGCGGACACCGTGGCCGACATCGTGTCCCGGTTCATCACGAAGCACAAAGAACAGAAGGTTACGGTATGA
- a CDS encoding superoxide dismutase: MAHELPALPYAKNALEPHISAETLEFHHDKHHATYVTKLNGLLPGSEFENASLEDIVRKAPAGGIFNNGAQVWNHTFYFNCMGPNGGGEPAGQLADAINSAFGSFAAFKEKFTDSAVNNFGSGWTWLVQNADGSLEIVNTSNAANPMRDGKIPLLTADVWEHAYYIDYRNARPKYLEGFWNVVNWDFVASQMK; this comes from the coding sequence ATGGCACACGAACTGCCCGCCCTGCCGTACGCGAAGAATGCACTGGAACCGCACATCTCGGCTGAGACGCTCGAGTTCCATCACGACAAGCACCACGCGACCTACGTGACCAAACTCAACGGTCTGCTGCCCGGCAGCGAGTTCGAGAACGCCAGCCTCGAGGACATCGTACGCAAGGCGCCGGCCGGCGGCATCTTCAACAACGGCGCACAGGTCTGGAACCACACCTTCTATTTCAACTGCATGGGCCCGAACGGTGGCGGAGAACCCGCGGGCCAACTCGCCGACGCAATCAATTCGGCGTTCGGCTCGTTCGCGGCTTTCAAGGAAAAGTTCACCGATTCCGCGGTGAACAACTTCGGTTCCGGCTGGACCTGGCTGGTGCAGAATGCCGACGGTTCTCTGGAGATCGTGAACACCTCCAACGCCGCAAACCCGATGCGTGACGGCAAGATCCCGCTGCTGACCGCAGACGTCTGGGAACACGCGTATTACATCGATTATCGCAACGCCCGACCGAAATACCTCGAGGGCTTCTGGAACGTGGTGAACTGGGATTTCGTTGCCAGCCAGATGAAATAG
- a CDS encoding SLC13 family permease: MRPASRPGSVGASAGQTLARVGRWLGPAVFLVFLAAAAPAGVSAEAWIVLGLTLLMATWWITEAAPIPVTALLPVAVLPVLGVVPIAEATAPYANPLIFLFVGGFSVALAVQRWNLHRRVALAILHLSGNRLDRLVGGFMLATAGLSMWVSNTATAALMLPIALSVLALVESDPQARGTGSRPAVALLLGIAFAANIGGMATLIGSPPNALTAAFLNERYGLEIGFVQWLAMGLPVSAALLAFTWWSLTHWVFPVHRIGLEGLDELLAGQRAELGGWSSAERRVAVIFVLVALAWLFRPLLNEWLPVELTDAGIAVLGAAVLFVVPSGRTEQRYLLAWENTRDLPWGVLVLVGGGLSLGAAIEGSGLAGLAAQSLQGAVDLPLWLLVFGVIVLTMGLSHVTSNTATAATLLPLVAALALQVQAAPLLLAIPVALAASAAFMLPVATPPNAIVFGSDRLAVLDMVRGGALPSLVSVLVLVIVAMTWVGVIFGAG, from the coding sequence ATGAGGCCAGCGTCGCGCCCGGGATCGGTGGGGGCCTCCGCCGGTCAGACGCTGGCGCGGGTCGGGCGCTGGCTCGGACCTGCCGTGTTCCTGGTATTTCTCGCGGCGGCTGCGCCCGCCGGCGTCTCGGCCGAGGCGTGGATCGTGCTCGGGCTGACGCTGCTCATGGCGACCTGGTGGATCACCGAGGCGGCGCCGATTCCGGTTACCGCGCTGCTGCCGGTCGCGGTCCTGCCGGTTCTCGGGGTCGTGCCGATTGCCGAGGCGACGGCGCCCTATGCCAACCCGCTGATCTTTCTGTTCGTCGGCGGCTTCTCGGTGGCGCTCGCGGTGCAGCGCTGGAATTTGCACCGGCGTGTCGCGCTGGCGATCCTGCACCTGTCGGGCAACCGCCTGGACCGTCTGGTCGGTGGTTTCATGCTCGCGACTGCGGGGCTCAGCATGTGGGTCAGCAATACCGCGACCGCGGCGCTGATGCTGCCGATCGCGCTGTCGGTGCTCGCGCTGGTCGAGTCGGATCCGCAGGCGCGCGGCACCGGTTCGCGACCCGCGGTGGCGCTGCTGCTCGGGATCGCATTCGCGGCCAACATCGGCGGCATGGCCACACTGATCGGCTCACCGCCCAACGCGTTGACCGCCGCGTTTCTGAACGAGCGCTACGGACTCGAGATCGGATTCGTGCAGTGGCTGGCGATGGGGTTGCCGGTCTCGGCAGCCCTGCTCGCGTTCACTTGGTGGTCGCTGACGCACTGGGTGTTCCCGGTGCACCGTATCGGGCTCGAGGGCCTGGACGAACTGTTGGCCGGCCAGCGGGCGGAACTCGGTGGCTGGTCGTCCGCCGAGCGCCGCGTGGCCGTGATCTTCGTCCTGGTTGCGCTGGCCTGGCTGTTCAGACCCTTGTTGAACGAATGGCTGCCGGTCGAACTGACTGACGCGGGAATCGCGGTGCTGGGCGCCGCGGTGCTGTTCGTCGTGCCCTCGGGGCGTACCGAACAGCGTTACCTGCTGGCCTGGGAAAACACCCGGGATCTGCCGTGGGGGGTGCTGGTACTGGTCGGCGGGGGGCTGAGCCTCGGTGCCGCGATCGAAGGCAGCGGGCTGGCGGGGCTGGCGGCGCAGTCGCTGCAGGGCGCGGTCGACCTTCCATTGTGGCTGCTGGTATTCGGCGTGATCGTACTGACGATGGGTCTGAGCCACGTAACCAGCAATACCGCGACAGCCGCCACGCTGCTGCCGCTGGTGGCGGCACTGGCGCTGCAGGTCCAGGCGGCGCCGCTGTTGCTGGCGATTCCCGTGGCGCTTGCGGCCTCGGCGGCGTTCATGCTGCCGGTGGCGACGCCCCCGAACGCGATCGTGTTCGGCAGCGATCGGCTGGCGGTGCTCGACATGGTGCGCGGCGGTGCGCTGCCCAGCCTGGTCTCGGTGCTGGTTCTGGTCATCGTCGCGATGACCTGGGTCGGCGTGATCTTCGGGGCCGGATGA
- a CDS encoding amidohydrolase family protein, translating to MPAETVRRLSAAALLTLLLVPWTAHPDPQPLFDAHLHYNVAHAETLSPKQAAAALAEAGIVRAVVSTRTDALAEALMQAAPGQILPFLDVYETPAHKETWMHQQGLPERIRARLDAGLASGSWRGIGELHLFADDRHSPVFRELLELAHARGLPVMIHGDPAVIDRAYEIEPEAWILWAHAGSFPYPPLVRDYLDRYPELYVDLSMRSERLNPPGGMPLDWQDLLIEHADRFLIGADTFSIRRWLELDEHVADIRAWLAQLPPDVARRIGHDNAAALFATEAPAD from the coding sequence ATGCCTGCCGAAACCGTTCGGCGGCTGTCTGCCGCCGCGTTGCTGACCCTGCTGCTGGTCCCGTGGACCGCCCACCCCGATCCGCAGCCTCTGTTCGACGCCCATCTCCATTACAACGTTGCGCACGCGGAGACCCTTTCGCCGAAGCAGGCGGCCGCCGCACTGGCCGAGGCGGGCATCGTGCGGGCGGTGGTCTCCACCCGGACCGACGCACTGGCCGAAGCACTGATGCAGGCCGCACCCGGGCAGATCCTGCCGTTTCTGGATGTCTACGAGACCCCCGCGCACAAGGAAACCTGGATGCACCAGCAGGGCCTGCCCGAACGCATACGGGCCCGGCTGGACGCAGGCCTGGCCAGCGGCTCCTGGCGCGGGATCGGCGAGCTGCACCTGTTCGCGGATGACCGGCATTCACCGGTGTTCCGCGAGCTCCTGGAGCTCGCGCACGCGCGCGGGCTGCCGGTGATGATCCACGGTGACCCGGCGGTGATCGACCGGGCCTACGAGATCGAGCCCGAGGCGTGGATTCTCTGGGCGCACGCGGGCAGCTTCCCCTATCCACCGCTGGTGCGCGACTACCTGGATCGCTACCCGGAACTCTACGTGGATCTCTCGATGCGCAGCGAGCGCCTGAACCCTCCCGGGGGAATGCCGCTCGATTGGCAGGACCTGCTGATCGAACACGCGGACCGATTCCTGATCGGCGCCGACACGTTCAGCATCCGGCGCTGGCTGGAGCTCGACGAGCACGTCGCGGACATTCGCGCTTGGCTGGCACAGCTGCCGCCGGATGTTGCGCGCCGGATCGGGCACGATAATGCCGCCGCGCTGTTCGCCACGGAAGCGCCCGCGGACTGA
- a CDS encoding sulfatase, protein MLRLLIIFGLLNLLFLALEIPRHAGFGPNWLALDAALLAGLFALLPPGRGTTRIARLAGWLFAVLTLLTLADAFARLSLSRPVNLYVDYPLARSVYHLTAGNVALPGALLAALLVLLAVAAIGLLVSRLLVRLPGGRGTAQTGLATVLILVGAAGTTAFHAGEAVPNLPRAITPGITLVLDQFRFGREARSERLAFETELERERDDGSGTRLEGLAGIDVIVGFIESYGVSALFDDRYSPVVGARLDALGRRADESGLHVATGLVNAPMFGGQSWLTHASLLSGLWISSQTRYELLLGTERSTLVRDFERTGHRTLAVMPAIVRSWPEGRWYGFDKILGAGDIPYAGPAFNWVTIPDQYVWAHFEQKLRRSDDRPVFAKLALVSSHAPWVPVLPVLDDWDAIGDGSVFRQWEGSGEAPEAVWRDPARVREAYADSVAYALEVAGAYTVRYTDERTLLVLIGDHQPASIITGRDPSPAVPVHVVSGDPALLEPFIQRGFVPGVWPDGEFTGTGMDRFRHWLHEAFGR, encoded by the coding sequence TTGCTGCGCCTGCTGATCATCTTCGGCCTGCTGAACCTGCTGTTCCTGGCGCTGGAGATCCCGCGGCACGCGGGTTTCGGTCCCAACTGGCTGGCACTGGACGCGGCGTTGCTGGCGGGCCTGTTCGCGCTGCTGCCGCCGGGTCGCGGGACGACCCGGATCGCCAGGCTTGCCGGATGGCTGTTCGCCGTTCTCACGCTGCTGACGTTGGCCGATGCTTTTGCGCGCCTGAGTCTGTCGCGCCCCGTGAACCTCTATGTCGACTACCCGTTGGCGCGCTCGGTCTACCACCTCACGGCGGGGAACGTAGCGCTGCCCGGGGCGCTGCTCGCCGCGCTGCTCGTACTGCTGGCCGTGGCCGCGATCGGACTGCTGGTATCGCGCCTGCTCGTCCGCCTGCCCGGCGGCCGCGGCACCGCCCAGACCGGGCTGGCGACCGTGCTGATCCTGGTCGGCGCCGCCGGGACCACCGCCTTCCACGCAGGCGAAGCCGTACCCAACCTGCCGCGCGCGATCACACCCGGCATCACCCTGGTACTGGACCAGTTCCGGTTCGGTCGCGAGGCCCGATCCGAGCGCCTGGCTTTCGAGACCGAACTCGAACGCGAGCGGGACGATGGGTCCGGAACCCGCCTCGAAGGGCTCGCGGGAATCGACGTGATCGTCGGCTTCATCGAATCCTACGGGGTTTCGGCGCTGTTCGACGACCGGTATTCCCCGGTGGTCGGCGCGCGGCTCGACGCCCTCGGGCGGCGCGCCGACGAATCGGGGCTGCACGTGGCGACCGGCCTCGTGAACGCGCCGATGTTCGGGGGGCAGTCGTGGCTCACCCACGCCTCGTTGCTGAGCGGCCTTTGGATCTCCAGCCAGACGCGCTACGAACTGCTGCTCGGGACCGAACGGTCGACGCTGGTCCGGGACTTCGAGCGGACGGGACACCGCACGCTCGCAGTGATGCCGGCGATCGTGCGCTCCTGGCCCGAGGGCCGCTGGTACGGCTTCGACAAGATCCTCGGGGCCGGCGACATCCCCTATGCCGGCCCCGCGTTCAACTGGGTGACCATTCCGGATCAGTACGTCTGGGCCCATTTCGAGCAGAAACTACGCCGCAGCGACGATCGCCCCGTGTTCGCCAAGCTCGCGCTGGTCAGCAGCCATGCACCCTGGGTACCGGTGCTGCCGGTCCTGGACGACTGGGACGCAATCGGTGACGGTTCCGTGTTCCGGCAGTGGGAAGGCAGCGGCGAGGCCCCCGAGGCCGTCTGGCGGGATCCCGCCCGGGTCCGGGAGGCCTACGCCGATTCCGTTGCCTACGCGCTGGAAGTGGCCGGCGCCTACACCGTCCGCTACACCGACGAACGGACCCTGCTGGTCCTGATCGGCGACCACCAGCCCGCATCCATCATCACCGGCCGCGACCCCAGTCCGGCGGTCCCGGTACACGTCGTCAGCGGCGATCCCGCGTTGCTGGAACCGTTCATTCAACGCGGTTTCGTGCCCGGGGTCTGGCCCGACGGCGAGTTCACCGGCACAGGCATGGATCGCTTCCGGCACTGGCTGCACGAGGCATTCGGACGATAG